Proteins encoded together in one Anoxybacillus flavithermus window:
- the dgt gene encoding dGTP triphosphohydrolase has product MYKKYDKSRFSPEQEKISISEFRCDYQRILRSPYFRILHTKTQLIPFPHNHNLRNRLIHSLEVNEIAEIITERVNNHLLKNDLPTIDLNLIHAATFAHDIGHPPFGHSAERSLDNIMKCFGGFESNAQTIRIVTEESHNVTLRTVAALLKHKNVIPLKREEEANLIKGYYQESSIFVNKILQTYNQPVIEEYIIELADDISNAIYDIKDMVGFFSRNQFANILNSNTILSLILEGITSNPNYKNIDNLERIINCLFNEIKDNFLEDFLSGQISRERYALNKIVIEFIDSLEFYINPAKPYYSKIQLPLHSSLKLAILIQITKICFLKNDINLKFEIRIDDYIKRIFNCR; this is encoded by the coding sequence ATGTATAAAAAATATGACAAAAGCAGATTTTCACCAGAACAAGAAAAGATTTCGATTTCAGAGTTTAGATGCGATTACCAACGAATACTAAGATCACCATACTTTCGTATTTTACATACTAAAACACAACTTATTCCATTTCCTCATAACCATAATTTACGGAATAGATTGATTCATTCTTTGGAAGTCAACGAAATCGCAGAAATAATTACTGAAAGAGTAAACAATCATTTGTTAAAAAATGATTTACCAACTATTGATTTGAATCTTATTCATGCGGCAACCTTTGCGCATGATATAGGACATCCTCCTTTTGGTCATAGTGCCGAAAGAAGTCTTGATAATATAATGAAATGCTTTGGGGGATTTGAATCCAATGCTCAAACAATAAGAATTGTAACTGAAGAATCTCATAATGTTACATTAAGAACTGTAGCCGCGCTTCTTAAACATAAAAATGTAATACCTCTTAAAAGGGAAGAAGAAGCGAATTTAATTAAGGGATATTATCAGGAGTCATCTATTTTTGTAAATAAAATTCTCCAGACTTACAATCAACCTGTTATTGAAGAATATATAATTGAACTCGCAGATGATATCTCTAATGCCATCTACGATATAAAAGACATGGTGGGTTTCTTTAGTAGAAATCAATTTGCTAATATTTTAAACTCAAATACTATACTTTCGTTAATATTAGAAGGTATAACATCTAACCCTAATTATAAGAATATTGATAATTTAGAGAGAATAATCAATTGTCTTTTCAATGAAATCAAAGATAATTTCTTGGAAGATTTTTTATCTGGCCAAATATCTAGGGAAAGATATGCATTAAATAAAATTGTTATTGAATTTATTGATTCCTTAGAATTTTATATAAATCCAGCAAAGCCTTACTACAGCAAAATACAATTACCATTACATAGCAGCTTGAAACTAGCAATATTAATCCAAATTACAAAGATATGTTTTCTGAAAAATGATATAAACCTCAAGTTTGAAATCAGAATAGATGATTATATTAAAAGAATATTTAACTGTAGATGA
- a CDS encoding IS701 family transposase produces MNRLAHHQGIHKFLTMLGLALYFSKPVMKHLVHIVDAMITKGFSGTLTDLHHGSFHPNHRTTLSHFFTKSPWEEETLLRKLQQWVLHRVERSSKRENQPIFVSIDDTICQKTKPSSRATHAIQGCDWHYSHAEKKSIWGHSLVWLMVHTMTQAFPFAFRLYDKTAGKSKGELAIEMLSSLDVSRPVYVLMDSWYPSKTLVGACLKKGFHVIAMLKTNRILYPKGTAIQAKEFAKSMEPRDTRLVTVGKERYRVYRYEGALNGLKDAVVLLAWKADQPMTPKHLHCVLSTDRELSDEEILRYYAARWSIECFFRQAKDQLKLDGYRVRGRRAVKRYWILVQLAYMYSMFESNSDFSDGLDLLRKRKGHSLVEFIYRAAKQNIPIDTVKKQLHVA; encoded by the coding sequence ATGAATAGATTAGCACATCACCAAGGAATCCACAAGTTTTTGACGATGTTGGGGTTGGCCCTTTATTTCTCGAAACCTGTCATGAAGCATCTCGTTCATATCGTGGATGCGATGATTACAAAGGGCTTTTCGGGAACGCTGACCGATCTACATCATGGGAGTTTTCATCCGAACCATCGCACGACACTGAGCCATTTTTTCACGAAAAGCCCATGGGAGGAAGAGACGCTGCTTCGCAAACTCCAACAGTGGGTGCTTCATCGTGTCGAACGCAGCTCGAAACGAGAGAATCAACCCATTTTTGTTTCGATCGATGATACGATTTGCCAAAAAACGAAGCCCTCGTCACGGGCAACACACGCCATTCAAGGGTGTGATTGGCACTATTCTCACGCAGAGAAAAAGTCGATCTGGGGACATTCTCTCGTTTGGCTCATGGTTCATACGATGACCCAAGCGTTTCCTTTTGCCTTTCGCCTCTACGACAAGACGGCGGGGAAAAGCAAAGGGGAACTCGCGATCGAGATGCTTTCTTCGTTGGATGTGAGTCGCCCCGTTTATGTGCTCATGGACTCTTGGTATCCATCGAAAACCCTCGTGGGAGCCTGCTTGAAAAAAGGGTTCCACGTCATCGCGATGCTGAAGACGAATCGGATTCTCTATCCAAAAGGGACGGCCATTCAAGCAAAGGAATTTGCCAAATCTATGGAGCCACGGGATACCCGCCTCGTCACGGTGGGAAAAGAGCGTTATCGGGTGTATCGCTACGAAGGTGCTCTGAACGGTCTCAAGGATGCCGTGGTGCTGCTCGCATGGAAAGCCGATCAGCCGATGACGCCGAAACATCTTCATTGCGTCTTGAGCACCGATCGCGAGCTAAGCGATGAAGAGATCTTGCGCTACTATGCTGCACGTTGGTCGATCGAATGTTTTTTCCGTCAAGCGAAAGACCAGCTGAAACTCGATGGATACCGCGTTCGCGGGCGTCGGGCGGTGAAACGGTATTGGATCTTGGTGCAACTTGCGTATATGTACAGCATGTTCGAGTCGAACAGTGATTTTTCGGATGGGCTCGATCTCCTGCGCAAGAGAAAAGGACATAGCCTCGTGGAGTTCATTTATCGTGCAGCAAAACAAAATATTCCCATTGATACCGTGAAAAAACAGCTCCACGTGGCATAA
- a CDS encoding cytochrome P450 has translation MRSWFITRYDDITKYLQGDTFITSPLIWHKMKNLPEGEDKHFKEIIDIISTWMIYNDRPIHTRLRKYMNRAFWKEEIEAITPEIKKIVTSVLDQVVEKHSNEFDFVSEVAHPIPALVLCKMLGIPGEEVKRFIRWSDDIAQFMQNFVVSHVPDKDISDQTKKSMKEMYMFLSEAIAERRIKKRNDLLSRLISDNPGEEGELCDDELIAQTIHLIFGGHKIPQFMLSNTLHLLFKHPKVFDELKKDLSLIPKVLDEAMRLEGPIQYITRHAAQDITIHNQLIREGDSVYFFLGSAGRDERVFENPEKFDINRTGKQHIGFGGGYHACIAAAFARVEIAEILKEVIQRFSHITPLYNLERPEWTPNPTFHGIVTMPIKY, from the coding sequence ATGCGTTCGTGGTTTATAACAAGATATGATGACATCACAAAATATTTGCAGGGAGACACCTTTATCACTAGCCCACTAATTTGGCACAAAATGAAAAATCTCCCTGAAGGCGAAGACAAGCACTTTAAGGAGATCATCGACATTATATCCACATGGATGATTTATAACGACCGTCCAATCCATACACGTTTAAGAAAATACATGAACCGTGCTTTTTGGAAAGAAGAGATTGAGGCTATCACTCCTGAAATCAAGAAAATTGTAACATCAGTTTTAGATCAAGTGGTTGAAAAACATTCGAACGAGTTTGACTTCGTTTCTGAAGTTGCTCATCCAATTCCGGCGTTGGTACTTTGTAAAATGCTTGGTATTCCAGGTGAAGAGGTTAAACGTTTTATCCGTTGGTCAGATGACATTGCTCAATTTATGCAAAACTTTGTTGTTTCCCACGTCCCTGACAAAGATATCAGCGATCAAACCAAAAAAAGTATGAAAGAAATGTACATGTTTCTTTCAGAAGCAATTGCTGAAAGACGCATCAAAAAACGCAACGATTTGTTAAGCCGTTTAATCTCAGATAATCCGGGTGAGGAAGGAGAATTATGTGACGATGAACTTATCGCACAAACCATTCATCTAATTTTTGGTGGACATAAAATTCCGCAGTTCATGTTAAGTAATACGTTGCATCTATTGTTCAAACATCCAAAAGTATTTGATGAACTCAAAAAAGATCTGTCTCTAATTCCTAAGGTCTTGGATGAGGCTATGCGACTTGAAGGACCAATTCAATACATAACAAGACACGCTGCCCAAGATATTACTATTCATAACCAACTTATTCGTGAAGGAGATTCGGTCTATTTCTTCCTCGGTTCCGCTGGTCGTGATGAACGCGTTTTTGAAAATCCAGAAAAATTTGATATCAATCGGACAGGTAAACAGCATATTGGTTTTGGTGGTGGTTATCATGCATGCATTGCTGCAGCATTTGCTCGCGTAGAAATCGCCGAAATTTTAAAAGAAGTTATTCAACGTTTTTCTCACATTACACCTTTATATAATCTTGAAAGACCTGAATGGACGCCTAACCCTACCTTTCATGGTATTGTTACAATGCCGATCAAATACTAA
- a CDS encoding dienelactone hydrolase family protein, whose amino-acid sequence MLKHCNYSDVAVILIHEIYGINDHMKHVAQMIATKGYDVYCPNLLNRDHFHYDDEADAYQYFKNEIGFGKAKKQVLNLVDSLKSRYKTIVFWGYSVGATVAWLCCEHYGIGDAAIGYYGSRIRDYLNLFPKLPVLLLFSEHEKSFNVNWLIEQLSCKSGIKVELFKGQHGFANPFSDNYHPDSERKAFELSLQLIETIQKTKKNVLT is encoded by the coding sequence ATGTTAAAACACTGTAATTATTCTGATGTTGCTGTCATCCTAATACATGAAATCTATGGGATTAACGATCATATGAAACACGTAGCTCAAATGATTGCCACTAAAGGGTATGATGTATACTGCCCCAATTTATTAAATCGAGATCATTTTCATTATGATGATGAGGCAGATGCTTACCAATATTTCAAAAATGAAATTGGATTTGGAAAAGCGAAAAAACAAGTTTTAAATTTAGTAGATTCCTTAAAGTCTCGATACAAAACCATTGTGTTCTGGGGGTATAGCGTCGGTGCAACCGTAGCTTGGTTATGTTGCGAACATTATGGCATAGGAGATGCGGCCATAGGTTACTATGGATCACGGATTAGAGACTATCTCAATTTATTCCCAAAACTACCCGTACTATTACTGTTTTCTGAGCACGAAAAGTCATTTAATGTTAACTGGCTCATCGAGCAATTATCCTGTAAATCAGGGATAAAAGTCGAGTTGTTTAAAGGACAGCACGGGTTCGCTAATCCCTTCTCCGATAACTATCATCCGGATTCAGAAAGAAAGGCTTTTGAACTGTCCCTACAACTTATTGAAACCATTCAGAAAACGAAAAAAAATGTATTGACATGA
- a CDS encoding 3-phenylpropionate MFS transporter has protein sequence MKQTWLSTNFFVFFFTWGIFLPYWTVWLITKGLTAQQAGIVISIGLLVRAFSTSYIFPALCKRYWLSHVSLIVAFLSLIILVCFLPFNNLAGLMLVMVFFSLIYPMLLPINETKASILSKEENGIDYGKCRLWGSFGFILSSVLTGWVASKNANNIIYLFLLGNLFILILSLIRSPSSLRVKLSQRAGGSFELLKSKSFLICLLLSMVLQGTHAAYYNYGVIYLKHIGINSVYIGGILVLAVLAEIGFFYISNRVFTKFDVATMFLLAGIASIIRWSSVYFFENLLVFVFSQPLHALTFGLTHFAFMTFVNQYISKDKIPSAHGLYASLAMSLTTGVLTLVSGYLYLYSPGFPFLGMALVVAPSLFLCPMLKELTRQSSTFQV, from the coding sequence ATGAAACAAACATGGTTATCCACAAACTTTTTTGTATTTTTCTTCACCTGGGGGATTTTCTTACCGTACTGGACCGTTTGGCTGATTACAAAAGGGTTAACTGCTCAACAAGCAGGGATCGTGATATCCATCGGATTACTAGTAAGAGCTTTTTCAACTTCGTACATTTTTCCTGCCTTGTGCAAAAGGTATTGGTTATCACACGTTTCGCTTATAGTCGCTTTTTTATCTCTAATCATCCTAGTATGTTTTTTGCCTTTTAATAATTTGGCAGGGCTTATGTTAGTAATGGTCTTTTTCAGCCTCATCTATCCCATGTTGTTACCTATCAACGAGACAAAGGCCTCCATTCTATCAAAAGAAGAAAATGGGATTGACTATGGAAAATGCAGATTATGGGGATCGTTCGGTTTTATTCTCTCATCAGTGTTAACAGGATGGGTAGCCTCAAAAAATGCGAACAATATTATCTATTTGTTTTTACTCGGTAATCTATTCATTTTAATCCTATCATTAATTCGATCTCCATCAAGCTTAAGAGTTAAGCTTTCTCAACGGGCAGGAGGTTCCTTTGAATTACTGAAATCAAAATCATTTTTAATATGTCTCCTCCTGAGTATGGTTTTACAAGGTACCCATGCTGCCTATTATAATTACGGAGTTATTTATCTTAAACACATAGGAATCAATAGTGTTTATATTGGTGGAATCCTTGTTTTGGCTGTCTTAGCTGAAATCGGGTTCTTTTACATTTCAAACCGAGTATTCACTAAGTTCGATGTAGCGACTATGTTTCTATTGGCCGGGATTGCATCAATTATCCGTTGGTCAAGTGTCTATTTTTTTGAGAATCTACTGGTTTTTGTGTTTTCTCAACCGTTGCACGCTTTAACATTTGGTCTCACGCACTTTGCATTCATGACTTTTGTTAATCAATATATTAGTAAGGACAAAATTCCTTCAGCTCATGGACTCTACGCATCACTTGCCATGAGTTTAACCACTGGGGTTTTAACACTTGTCAGTGGATACTTGTACTTGTATTCACCTGGATTCCCATTTCTCGGAATGGCATTGGTCGTGGCACCTAGTTTATTCCTATGCCCGATGCTTAAAGAGCTTACCCGTCAATCCAGCACATTTCAGGTATGA
- the leuS gene encoding leucine--tRNA ligase: MSFNHREIEKKWQKYWEENKTFKTTEDDGKRKFYALDMFPYPSGAGLHVGHPEGYTATDILARMKRMQGYNVLHPMGWDAFGLPAEQYALDTGNDPAEFTEKNINNFRRQIKSLGFSYDWDREVNTTDPNYYKWTQWIFLKLYEKGLAYMDEVPVNWCPALGTVLANEEVIDGKSERGGHPVIRKPMKQWMLRITAYADRLLEDLEELDWPESIKEMQRNWIGRSEGANIHFQVDGHDETFTVFTTRPDTLFGATYAVLAPEHPLVEKITTPEQKEAVEAYLKQIQSKSDLERTDLAKEKTGVFTGAYAINPANGEKLPIWIADYVLMSYGTGAIMAVPAHDERDYEFAKKFNLPIKQVVAGGDISKEAYTGDGEHVNSDFLNGLNKEEATKKMIEWLEANGKGEKKVSYRLRDWLFSRQRYWGEPIPIIHWEDGTMTPVPEEELPLVLPKTDEIKPSGTGESPLANIEEWVNVVDPKTGKKGRRETNTMPQWAGSCWYYLRYIDPHNDKQLADPKKLEKWLPVDIYIGGAEHAVLHLLYARFWHKFLYDIGVVPTKEPFQKLFNQGMILGENNEKMSKSKGNVVNPDDIVESHGADTLRLYEMFMGPLEASIAWSTKGLDGARRFLDRVWRLFVEENGQLNPKIVDNPETDTLERVYHQTVKKVTEDYEALRFNTAISQLMVFINEAYKAPVLPKAYMEGFVKLLSPVCPHIAEELWEKLGHSNTIAYEAWPAYDEAKLVEDEVEIVIQVNGKVRTKLHVPADATKEQLEQLAMEDEKIKEQIEGKTVRKVIAVPGKLVNIVAN, translated from the coding sequence GTGAGTTTTAATCATCGAGAAATCGAAAAAAAATGGCAAAAGTATTGGGAAGAAAATAAAACGTTTAAAACGACAGAAGACGATGGAAAGCGAAAGTTTTATGCGCTTGACATGTTTCCATATCCATCAGGGGCGGGATTGCACGTTGGTCATCCAGAAGGATATACAGCAACGGACATTTTAGCGCGCATGAAACGCATGCAGGGATATAACGTGTTGCATCCAATGGGATGGGATGCGTTCGGATTACCAGCCGAGCAATATGCGCTTGATACAGGAAATGACCCAGCTGAATTTACAGAAAAAAATATTAACAACTTCCGCCGTCAAATTAAATCGCTCGGTTTTTCATATGACTGGGATCGCGAAGTGAACACGACCGATCCGAACTATTACAAATGGACACAATGGATTTTCTTAAAGCTATATGAAAAAGGATTAGCGTATATGGATGAAGTGCCGGTCAACTGGTGTCCTGCACTAGGGACGGTACTTGCGAATGAAGAAGTCATTGATGGTAAAAGCGAGCGCGGTGGTCATCCAGTCATTCGTAAGCCGATGAAACAATGGATGCTTCGCATTACGGCATATGCGGACCGTTTACTTGAAGATTTAGAAGAATTAGACTGGCCGGAAAGCATTAAAGAAATGCAACGCAACTGGATCGGCCGTTCAGAAGGAGCAAATATTCATTTTCAAGTCGATGGACACGATGAAACGTTTACGGTGTTTACAACGCGTCCAGATACGCTATTTGGTGCAACTTATGCCGTGCTTGCCCCTGAACATCCGCTCGTTGAAAAAATTACAACACCTGAGCAAAAAGAAGCGGTTGAAGCATATTTAAAACAAATTCAAAGCAAAAGCGATCTTGAGCGCACGGATTTAGCGAAAGAAAAAACAGGTGTATTTACGGGAGCATATGCGATCAACCCAGCCAATGGGGAAAAATTGCCGATTTGGATCGCAGATTACGTGTTAATGAGCTACGGTACAGGCGCAATTATGGCAGTGCCAGCCCATGATGAACGCGATTATGAATTTGCGAAAAAATTCAATTTGCCGATCAAACAAGTCGTTGCCGGTGGCGACATTTCGAAAGAAGCGTACACAGGTGACGGGGAACACGTGAACTCTGATTTCTTAAACGGGTTAAATAAAGAAGAAGCGACGAAAAAAATGATTGAATGGCTAGAAGCAAACGGAAAAGGAGAGAAAAAAGTATCGTATCGCCTCCGCGATTGGTTGTTTAGCCGCCAACGTTATTGGGGCGAACCGATTCCGATCATCCATTGGGAAGACGGTACGATGACGCCAGTGCCAGAAGAAGAATTACCGCTTGTGTTGCCAAAGACAGATGAAATTAAACCGTCGGGCACAGGGGAGTCCCCACTAGCAAACATTGAAGAATGGGTGAACGTTGTTGACCCAAAAACAGGCAAAAAAGGTCGTCGCGAAACGAATACGATGCCACAGTGGGCAGGAAGTTGCTGGTATTATTTGCGCTATATTGATCCGCATAACGATAAGCAATTGGCTGACCCTAAAAAATTAGAAAAATGGTTGCCTGTCGACATTTATATTGGTGGGGCAGAACATGCCGTATTGCACTTGTTATACGCGCGTTTTTGGCATAAGTTTTTATACGATATTGGTGTTGTGCCAACAAAAGAACCGTTCCAAAAGCTATTCAACCAAGGGATGATTCTTGGGGAAAATAATGAAAAAATGAGCAAATCAAAAGGAAATGTCGTCAACCCAGACGATATTGTTGAAAGCCATGGCGCCGATACATTACGTTTATACGAAATGTTTATGGGTCCTTTAGAAGCATCGATTGCATGGTCGACAAAAGGACTTGACGGTGCACGCCGTTTCCTCGATCGCGTATGGCGTTTATTCGTTGAAGAGAACGGTCAACTAAATCCAAAAATCGTTGACAATCCGGAAACAGATACGCTTGAACGCGTATATCATCAAACAGTGAAAAAAGTAACCGAAGATTACGAAGCGCTTCGTTTTAATACCGCCATTTCACAATTAATGGTATTCATTAATGAAGCATATAAAGCGCCTGTATTGCCGAAAGCATACATGGAAGGATTCGTAAAACTGTTATCGCCAGTTTGTCCGCACATTGCTGAAGAGTTGTGGGAAAAACTAGGTCATAGCAACACGATTGCTTACGAAGCTTGGCCAGCATATGATGAAGCAAAATTAGTTGAAGATGAAGTCGAAATTGTCATTCAAGTGAATGGAAAAGTACGTACAAAACTACATGTGCCAGCTGATGCAACGAAAGAACAACTTGAACAATTGGCGATGGAAGACGAAAAAATTAAAGAACAAATTGAAGGAAAAACGGTGCGTAAAGTGATCGCTGTACCAGGAAAATTAGTGAACATTGTTGCAAATTAA
- a CDS encoding rhodanese-like domain-containing protein has translation MKEMTAAQLKQMIEAGERIQVIDVREDEEVAFGMIPSAIHIKMGDIPERMSELDKQKTYVIICRSGVRSEHVCRYLEAHGYDVCNIVDGMLGWDGEVV, from the coding sequence ATGAAAGAAATGACAGCCGCTCAATTAAAACAAATGATCGAAGCTGGGGAGCGAATTCAGGTTATTGACGTGCGTGAAGATGAAGAAGTCGCTTTCGGAATGATTCCATCAGCGATTCATATAAAGATGGGGGACATTCCTGAACGAATGAGTGAACTAGACAAACAGAAAACATATGTGATTATTTGTCGTTCTGGCGTGCGTAGTGAACACGTTTGCCGTTATTTAGAGGCGCATGGTTATGATGTATGTAACATTGTCGATGGCATGCTCGGATGGGACGGAGAAGTTGTGTAA
- a CDS encoding NAD(P)/FAD-dependent oxidoreductase: protein MTYDVIVIGGGPSGLMAAIAAGERSKRVLLLDKGDKLGRKLAISGGGRCNVTNRRPVDELIQHIPGNGRFLYGAFSMFNNEDIIRFFERLGVPLKEEDHGRMFPVSDSAQSVVQALLRELKRLRVDIRVHTPVKDIEYKDGSVYGVTLRTGEMIRAKAVVVAAGGKSVPHTGSTGDGYAWAEKAGHTITELFPTEVPIVSHEPFIQKRTLQGLSLRDVALSVLNAKGKRIVTHRMDMIFTHFGVSGPAALRCSQFVVKQLKKQPSVMMTIDALPDDKEEALFQRIVRAIKEEPKKTIKNIVKALLPLPERYILFLFEQVAIDPQTTASTLGYDKVRSFVATCKTFSFSVHGTLPLEKAFVTGGGVSVKEVHPKEMASKLMKGLYFCGEILDIHGYTGGYNITAALVTGRLAGMHAAIYAKQ, encoded by the coding sequence ATGACATATGATGTTATAGTCATCGGTGGAGGACCGTCAGGACTCATGGCAGCCATCGCCGCTGGGGAACGAAGTAAGCGTGTGCTCCTCCTTGATAAGGGAGATAAGCTCGGACGAAAATTAGCTATTTCTGGCGGCGGGCGTTGCAATGTGACAAATAGACGACCAGTCGATGAACTTATTCAACACATTCCGGGAAACGGCCGTTTTTTATATGGCGCATTTTCAATGTTTAATAATGAAGATATTATTCGCTTTTTTGAACGGCTTGGCGTTCCGTTAAAAGAAGAGGATCACGGTCGTATGTTTCCGGTGAGCGATAGTGCGCAATCTGTCGTACAAGCTTTGCTTCGAGAATTAAAACGATTGCGCGTCGACATTCGCGTTCATACTCCTGTCAAAGACATTGAATATAAAGATGGATCCGTATATGGAGTGACGCTGCGAACAGGGGAAATGATTCGAGCAAAAGCGGTTGTCGTTGCCGCCGGAGGGAAATCTGTGCCACATACCGGTTCGACAGGGGACGGCTACGCATGGGCAGAAAAAGCTGGACATACGATTACAGAACTGTTTCCAACCGAAGTGCCGATTGTTTCACACGAACCATTTATTCAAAAGCGAACGTTACAAGGATTATCACTACGCGATGTGGCATTAAGCGTATTAAACGCAAAAGGGAAACGAATCGTGACACATCGTATGGATATGATTTTTACACATTTTGGGGTTTCAGGACCAGCAGCACTACGTTGTAGCCAGTTTGTCGTCAAACAATTAAAAAAGCAACCGTCCGTTATGATGACGATCGATGCCTTGCCAGATGATAAAGAAGAAGCGTTATTTCAACGCATTGTACGTGCCATAAAAGAAGAACCGAAAAAAACGATAAAAAATATTGTAAAGGCACTTCTCCCTCTTCCTGAGCGATATATATTATTTTTATTTGAACAAGTAGCGATCGACCCGCAAACGACCGCGAGTACGTTAGGGTACGACAAAGTTCGCTCATTCGTCGCGACATGCAAGACGTTTTCTTTTTCCGTTCATGGCACGTTGCCGCTTGAAAAAGCGTTCGTCACAGGGGGTGGCGTGTCAGTGAAAGAAGTGCATCCGAAGGAAATGGCATCGAAGTTAATGAAAGGTCTTTATTTTTGCGGAGAAATTTTAGACATTCACGGTTATACGGGCGGCTACAATATTACTGCCGCACTCGTCACCGGACGACTCGCTGGAATGCACGCTGCCATATATGCAAAACAATAA
- a CDS encoding polysaccharide biosynthesis protein, with translation MSSSKLLRGTFILTGGVFLSRILGLIYVFPFYQLVGKQGGALYSYGYVPYTLFISIATMGVPLAVSKFVSKYNALGEYAIGRKLFRSGIMLMAVTGFLAWLILYMSAPLLAPFVVNDDGHGNSIADVTSVIRAVSFALLLVPMMSLIRGFFQGHESMGPTALSQVIEQLVRIIFLLAGSYIVLRIFDGSLVTAIQVATFSAFIGAVGGLAVLFMYWFKRKSFLDELLKQDRGTIHMSLKDMYKELIAYAAPFAFVGLAMPLYQLIDQFTFNKAMASIGLGAISEDAYGIFNVWAQKLVIIPVTLATSFSLTLIPTITKAYVKGESKRLRKYLNDTFQVVMFITLPAVIGMALLSEYVYAAFYSYDPLGTEVLRAYAPTAIFFALFSVTAAILQGINKQKFTVISLTIGLLFKLLFNYILIVSFETVGAILATTIGYALSVGLNLWVIHRYTNYRYHFVAKRVLFMGILTTMMCAVVWPIVKLLDRFLHYNGSMIQSVIIVACGGGIGAAVYFYLSKRSNLLYALFGNRFSFLRKKEKKAVS, from the coding sequence ATGTCATCATCAAAGTTATTGCGTGGCACGTTTATTTTAACGGGAGGCGTGTTTTTGTCACGCATATTAGGGCTTATATACGTCTTCCCATTTTACCAACTTGTTGGCAAACAAGGAGGAGCACTTTATTCTTACGGTTACGTTCCATACACACTATTTATTAGCATCGCAACGATGGGAGTGCCGCTTGCAGTATCCAAGTTTGTCTCGAAATACAATGCACTTGGGGAATATGCGATTGGACGAAAGTTGTTTCGTTCAGGGATCATGTTAATGGCGGTCACCGGTTTTCTCGCTTGGCTTATTTTATACATGAGTGCACCACTATTAGCACCGTTTGTTGTCAATGATGACGGACACGGCAACTCGATTGCCGATGTTACTTCTGTTATTCGTGCGGTTAGTTTCGCTTTATTGCTTGTGCCGATGATGAGTTTAATTCGCGGCTTTTTTCAAGGGCATGAATCAATGGGGCCGACAGCGCTTTCGCAAGTTATCGAACAGCTTGTCCGCATCATCTTTTTGCTTGCAGGTAGCTATATCGTTTTACGTATTTTTGATGGTTCGCTTGTGACTGCCATTCAAGTTGCAACGTTTTCTGCCTTTATTGGCGCTGTCGGTGGACTAGCTGTTTTATTCATGTATTGGTTTAAGCGAAAATCATTTTTAGATGAACTATTAAAGCAAGATCGTGGCACGATCCATATGTCGTTAAAAGATATGTATAAAGAACTGATTGCCTACGCAGCACCATTTGCTTTTGTTGGTTTGGCGATGCCGTTATATCAGCTTATTGATCAATTTACATTTAACAAAGCGATGGCAAGCATCGGGCTCGGTGCGATTTCTGAGGACGCATACGGTATTTTTAACGTATGGGCGCAAAAACTCGTCATTATTCCGGTCACGTTAGCAACGTCGTTTAGCTTAACGCTTATTCCCACGATTACGAAAGCTTATGTGAAAGGGGAAAGCAAGCGGTTACGAAAATATTTAAACGACACGTTTCAAGTCGTTATGTTTATTACGTTGCCTGCAGTTATTGGCATGGCTCTTTTATCTGAATACGTATATGCTGCGTTTTATAGTTATGATCCACTCGGAACAGAAGTGTTGCGCGCATATGCGCCAACGGCTATTTTCTTTGCTTTATTTTCTGTGACGGCAGCCATTTTACAAGGTATTAACAAACAAAAATTTACTGTAATTAGTTTAACGATTGGGCTTTTGTTTAAATTGTTGTTTAACTATATACTGATCGTTTCATTTGAAACGGTAGGGGCTATTTTGGCAACGACGATTGGATATGCTTTATCGGTCGGGTTAAACTTATGGGTTATTCATCGTTATACAAATTATCGGTATCATTTTGTTGCCAAGCGTGTATTGTTTATGGGAATTTTGACGACAATGATGTGCGCAGTCGTTTGGCCGATTGTGAAGCTCCTCGATCGTTTCCTTCATTACAACGGCAGCATGATCCAATCGGTGATTATTGTTGCATGTGGTGGGGGAATCGGAGCAGCTGTTTATTTTTATTTAAGTAAACGCTCGAACTTGTTATATGCGTTATTTGGAAACAGGTTTTCATTTTTGCGAAAAAAAGAAAAGAAGGCCGTATCGTAG